One window from the genome of Oceanisphaera sp. IT1-181 encodes:
- the rlmF gene encoding 23S rRNA (adenine(1618)-N(6))-methyltransferase RlmF, producing MSTLHRSKKNQTKPDSKGLHPRSLHQQGYDFTALIKSYPPLAPYVKPNAHGNLSIAFTDPLAVKTLNAALLKRHYNISDWHIPEGALCPPIPGRADYIHYIAELLGIDEPTTERVKTLPKITLLDIGTGANGIYPLLACQLYGWHCVGSDINTQSLENVASIIANNPQLNGSFTLRTQQDKNHIFEGIIQAGEFFDVSVCNPPFHASADEALKGSQLKVNNLARHRGEQTSTPTAPTLNFGGQDAELWCKGGERMFLKKLIKESHAFSTQCRWFTSLVSKIDNVQPAKKLISKLGAVDIREIKMKQGNKITRILAWTFI from the coding sequence GTGAGCACACTGCATCGAAGTAAAAAAAACCAGACCAAACCTGACAGTAAAGGCCTGCACCCGAGAAGTCTGCACCAGCAAGGCTATGATTTTACCGCGCTCATAAAAAGTTACCCACCACTGGCTCCCTATGTGAAACCAAACGCGCACGGTAACCTTTCCATCGCATTCACAGATCCATTGGCCGTAAAAACCTTAAATGCCGCGCTATTAAAGCGACACTACAATATTAGCGATTGGCATATTCCAGAAGGTGCGCTGTGTCCGCCTATCCCTGGCAGAGCCGACTACATTCATTACATCGCGGAATTGCTCGGGATTGACGAGCCGACTACGGAACGGGTTAAAACCCTGCCTAAAATCACCTTACTCGATATAGGCACGGGGGCAAATGGCATATACCCGCTGTTGGCCTGCCAACTCTACGGTTGGCATTGTGTGGGTAGTGATATTAATACTCAGTCGCTGGAGAACGTGGCCTCAATTATCGCTAATAATCCCCAGCTAAACGGCAGCTTCACGCTGCGCACGCAACAGGATAAAAATCATATTTTTGAGGGTATCATTCAAGCGGGAGAATTCTTTGATGTTAGCGTATGCAACCCGCCCTTCCATGCATCAGCAGATGAAGCACTCAAAGGCAGCCAGCTTAAAGTCAACAATCTTGCGCGTCATCGCGGCGAGCAAACATCCACACCCACAGCTCCCACTTTAAATTTTGGTGGTCAAGATGCAGAGCTGTGGTGCAAGGGTGGCGAGCGCATGTTCCTTAAAAAGCTGATCAAAGAAAGCCATGCGTTTTCCACACAATGCCGCTGGTTTACCAGTCTGGTTTCGAAAATTGACAATGTGCAGCCTGCCAAAAAGTTGATTAGCAAGCTAGGGGCGGTCGATATACGGGAAATAAAAATGAAGCAGGGAAATAAAATCACCAGAATACTGGCTTGGACGTTCATCTAA
- a CDS encoding glutathione S-transferase, whose translation MTSSHHLLYSFRRCPYAMRARLGILFAELQVELREVTLKNKPTQMLAISPKGTVPVLQLADGAVIEESREIMVWALEQQDPQGLLDAKVLQQANALIEQNDNEFKHWLDRYKYADRHPDMTQAEYRQRGEAFLQVLEALLTKNPYLMGDNATIADIGIMPFVRQFAHVDREVFYRLPYPKLQLWLQHWLEHACFLQAMSKFQPWQEGDDVVVFPS comes from the coding sequence ATGACTTCCTCACATCATCTTTTGTACTCTTTTCGTCGCTGTCCCTATGCCATGCGCGCTCGTCTGGGCATCTTGTTTGCTGAGTTGCAGGTGGAGCTGCGGGAGGTAACCCTGAAAAACAAACCTACCCAGATGCTAGCGATTAGCCCGAAAGGCACAGTGCCTGTGTTACAACTTGCTGATGGTGCTGTGATTGAAGAGAGCCGGGAGATAATGGTGTGGGCGCTTGAGCAGCAAGACCCACAAGGGCTGTTAGATGCAAAAGTTTTGCAGCAGGCCAACGCCTTGATCGAGCAAAACGACAACGAATTTAAACATTGGCTGGATCGTTATAAATACGCGGATCGTCATCCTGACATGACTCAGGCCGAGTATCGGCAACGGGGTGAAGCCTTTTTACAGGTTTTAGAGGCGTTGCTGACTAAAAACCCTTATCTAATGGGCGATAACGCGACCATTGCCGATATTGGCATCATGCCGTTTGTTCGCCAATTTGCCCATGTGGATCGTGAGGTTTTTTACCGCCTACCGTACCCAAAGCTGCAGTTGTGGCTACAGCACTGGCTAGAACACGCATGCTTTCTACAAGCCATGTCTAAGTTTCAGCCATGGCAAGAGGGCGATGACGTGGTGGTTTTTCCCTCTTAA
- a CDS encoding RidA family protein, with the protein MSTLISGYKMSGLAMGLMMLTAASSAQAAEGELIRHKLPNSDFPISLAVEVPANKTVVHLSGQVPTVIDDKADPNSLKAFGTIEEQTVSTLKAIEKNLESLNLTMGDVYRMQVFLVAEEGKVDFSGFMKGYTQFFGTKEQPNLPVRSAVEVAALVNPGWLIEIEVSAVRP; encoded by the coding sequence ATGAGCACACTGATTTCTGGCTACAAAATGTCCGGTTTAGCCATGGGCCTCATGATGCTGACTGCCGCAAGTTCAGCTCAAGCGGCAGAAGGTGAGCTAATCCGCCATAAACTCCCAAACTCTGACTTTCCTATCTCATTGGCGGTAGAAGTGCCGGCCAATAAAACAGTGGTGCACTTAAGTGGCCAAGTACCCACGGTGATTGACGATAAAGCCGACCCTAATAGCTTAAAAGCTTTCGGTACCATAGAAGAACAAACCGTCTCTACCTTAAAGGCAATCGAGAAAAATTTAGAGAGCCTCAACCTCACCATGGGCGATGTGTATCGCATGCAGGTGTTCTTGGTGGCAGAAGAAGGCAAAGTTGATTTTTCTGGTTTTATGAAAGGCTACACTCAGTTTTTTGGCACCAAAGAACAGCCTAACTTACCGGTACGCTCAGCAGTAGAAGTGGCCGCGCTGGTTAATCCAGGCTGGTTAATCGAAATTGAAGTCTCTGCCGTACGCCCTTAA
- a CDS encoding cytochrome c: MMKKLTTSALMLAASSLMSVGALAGTPSVSESGQFEQKTGEELYSSICQGCHMEDGKGVHTGAGFYPALANNPKLSAAGYPIYVLTNGFGGMPSFKSYLSDEQIVEVVNYVRTHFGNDYPEKVTLEEVKAVTKR, encoded by the coding sequence ATGATGAAAAAGTTAACCACATCCGCTCTTATGCTAGCTGCCAGTTCTTTGATGAGCGTTGGGGCGTTAGCAGGCACTCCCAGCGTCTCTGAGAGTGGCCAGTTTGAGCAAAAAACCGGTGAAGAGCTGTATAGCAGCATTTGCCAAGGCTGCCACATGGAAGACGGTAAAGGTGTGCACACGGGCGCCGGTTTTTATCCGGCCCTTGCTAATAATCCTAAGCTCAGCGCCGCAGGTTACCCCATTTATGTGCTAACCAATGGTTTTGGCGGCATGCCGAGTTTTAAGAGTTACCTCTCAGACGAGCAGATAGTGGAAGTTGTAAACTATGTGCGCACTCACTTTGGTAACGATTACCCAGAAAAAGTCACCCTAGAAGAGGTAAAAGCGGTGACTAAACGCTAA
- a CDS encoding flavin monoamine oxidase family protein → MEPTRGVSRRAVLSWIGKTAGAAAMYQAMTTLGFASESKFDKDNYQLSGEAPKGSTVLILGAGLAGMTAAYELRKAGYQVKLLEYNQKAGGRCWTLRGGDSYTELGGAKQECKFDEGLYINPGPWRIPYHHHAVLHYCKQFNVKLEVFSQINHNAYVHSTKAFGGKPKRYREVNADFQGHIAELLAKCVNQKGLDDAMSKDDTERLLLVMRQWGSLNGDDKYVKSVEASLMRGYDVMPGGGLMPDAQLSDPMGGIELLNSDLWKHLQTGNLFEYQSTIFQPIGGMDMIAKGFEKELGSLIRYSSKVTKIHQDDKGVTVSYVDSEKPGDTMTESADWCVCTIPLSILGQIPANFSGKLSSAIRAVPYDTSVKVGLQFKRRFWEEDEHIYGGISYTDLPIEMISYPSTDYHSGGKGVLLGGYLWDENSYEFTAMSPEMRVKKALEYGAQIHPQYKEEFDNGIAVAWHKVPWTNGCYGLWTPESREKHYKNLCEMDNRIVLAGEHASYIPAWMEGAILSSLDAVNRLHAHAQAAKKTEA, encoded by the coding sequence ATGGAACCCACTCGAGGTGTAAGTAGACGCGCAGTATTATCTTGGATTGGTAAAACCGCCGGCGCCGCCGCTATGTATCAGGCGATGACCACCTTAGGTTTTGCCAGTGAATCTAAATTTGATAAAGACAACTACCAACTCTCGGGCGAGGCCCCTAAAGGCTCGACCGTGTTGATCTTAGGCGCAGGCCTAGCCGGCATGACAGCAGCCTATGAATTACGTAAAGCCGGTTATCAAGTTAAGTTATTGGAATACAACCAAAAAGCCGGCGGGCGTTGTTGGACCTTAAGAGGGGGGGATTCTTACACCGAATTAGGTGGGGCTAAGCAAGAGTGTAAATTTGATGAAGGCTTATATATCAACCCAGGCCCGTGGCGCATTCCTTACCATCACCATGCAGTATTGCATTACTGCAAACAGTTTAACGTGAAGCTGGAAGTCTTTAGCCAAATTAACCACAACGCCTATGTGCACAGCACTAAAGCCTTTGGCGGTAAGCCAAAGCGCTATCGTGAGGTTAACGCAGACTTTCAAGGGCACATTGCAGAATTGCTGGCCAAGTGCGTAAACCAGAAAGGCCTAGACGATGCCATGAGCAAAGATGATACCGAGCGGCTGCTGTTAGTGATGCGCCAATGGGGATCGCTCAACGGTGACGACAAATACGTGAAGTCTGTAGAAGCCAGCTTAATGCGCGGCTACGATGTTATGCCCGGCGGCGGCCTAATGCCGGACGCCCAGCTGTCCGATCCCATGGGCGGCATAGAGTTGCTCAACTCTGACTTATGGAAGCACCTGCAAACGGGTAACCTGTTTGAATACCAAAGCACGATTTTTCAGCCCATCGGCGGCATGGACATGATTGCCAAAGGCTTTGAAAAAGAACTGGGTAGCCTTATTCGCTACAGCAGTAAAGTCACCAAAATCCATCAGGATGATAAAGGCGTTACGGTCAGCTATGTAGACAGCGAAAAGCCCGGCGACACCATGACCGAGTCTGCGGACTGGTGCGTGTGTACCATACCATTGTCTATTCTGGGCCAGATCCCCGCCAACTTTAGCGGTAAGTTGAGCAGTGCCATTCGCGCCGTACCTTACGATACCAGTGTGAAAGTGGGCTTGCAGTTTAAGCGTCGCTTCTGGGAAGAAGATGAACATATTTACGGCGGCATCAGCTACACGGATCTGCCGATAGAAATGATCAGTTACCCCAGCACCGATTATCACTCCGGTGGTAAAGGCGTGTTGCTGGGCGGCTATTTGTGGGATGAGAACTCTTACGAATTTACCGCCATGTCACCCGAAATGCGGGTGAAAAAGGCCCTAGAATATGGCGCACAAATACACCCGCAATACAAAGAAGAGTTTGATAACGGTATCGCGGTAGCCTGGCACAAAGTGCCGTGGACCAACGGTTGTTACGGCCTATGGACGCCAGAATCACGCGAAAAACACTATAAAAACTTATGTGAAATGGATAACCGTATCGTCTTAGCCGGTGAGCACGCCTCTTATATTCCTGCGTGGATGGAAGGCGCAATCTTATCGTCACTGGATGCCGTGAATCGCTTGCATGCTCATGCCCAAGCAGCCAAAAAAACTGAAGCTTAA
- a CDS encoding mechanosensitive ion channel domain-containing protein gives MNQLKSLTLLLLWMLCAPLMSVAHAQSATTPSPAPYEALAEILENEQTRTQLIEQLHLLSEQQKLPASQTQAAQGSPAASPSEQTGEPSKTKQLADTTRNIAGDMGKQFHSLANVIQSLLMGDIDGDNGNFKMSKFVSASINLGLVIIATWVIFWLLRRLARPIFTRLSHWSRHSESIHEHNAVTHNDKATNEANSPNKTPVLRLVVGVAVAAVVDVLALGLAYAAGSLIATFVIGQTGELTTQASLFLNAFLVIELLKAGLRVLFSSGYDGLRLLPINGQEARYWNRWFALLIGLVGYGVMVLEPLVNINVSPTLSQAINTLIMLVAFIYAVIVILKNRLRLRRAIRLQAEKSTLSAGQFSLILLSRTWHLIALAYFATVFVLTLLSPAEALPFVLYATLKTLAVIVVAILLSTLLSQTIGRHINLSDDLRRKLPLLEPRINSYVPTALRFLRILIVSMAVLLVLNAWYIVDLNAWYESEAGGKLMSKVIAVAIILAVAALLWVLLASLIEHKLNPETGSGQPSARAQTLLLLFRNALAITLATMTFMIALSQIGINIGPLIAGAGVLGLAIGFGAQKLVQDIITGVFIQIENAMNTGDVVTLAGITGTAERLSIRSVGIRDINGTYHIIPFSSVDTVSNYMREFGYHVGVYRVAYRESIDAAIEQLQLAFDELAANKDMKHEVLDALEVSGVVALADSSVNIRVRIKTTPGMQWAVGRAYNRLVKQYFEQAGIEIPFPHSTVYFGVDKAGSAPAANVQLMEQAVELAATEERQAKPLSVKLKAKSSAASNPSDDAPMTTTTS, from the coding sequence GTGAACCAATTGAAATCTCTCACGCTGCTGCTCTTATGGATGCTTTGTGCTCCTTTAATGAGCGTGGCGCATGCCCAAAGCGCGACTACACCCTCTCCTGCACCTTATGAGGCGCTTGCTGAAATTTTAGAAAATGAGCAAACCCGTACTCAGCTTATTGAGCAACTGCACTTACTGTCTGAGCAGCAAAAACTGCCTGCATCACAAACCCAAGCAGCGCAAGGCTCGCCCGCAGCATCGCCTAGCGAGCAAACGGGTGAGCCTTCAAAAACGAAACAACTGGCTGACACCACCCGCAACATTGCCGGTGATATGGGCAAGCAGTTTCATAGCTTGGCCAACGTTATCCAATCACTGTTAATGGGTGATATAGATGGCGATAACGGCAACTTTAAAATGAGTAAGTTTGTTAGCGCCAGCATTAATCTGGGTTTGGTGATTATCGCCACTTGGGTAATATTTTGGCTGTTACGCCGTTTGGCCCGCCCTATCTTTACGCGTTTAAGCCATTGGTCACGCCATAGTGAAAGCATTCATGAACATAATGCCGTTACTCATAACGATAAAGCTACCAACGAAGCCAATAGCCCAAACAAAACGCCGGTTTTGCGGTTAGTGGTCGGGGTGGCTGTCGCGGCCGTAGTGGATGTATTGGCACTCGGTTTGGCGTATGCCGCGGGTAGCTTGATTGCCACCTTTGTGATTGGCCAAACCGGTGAGCTCACCACGCAGGCTTCATTATTTTTAAATGCCTTTTTGGTGATTGAGTTATTGAAGGCCGGCTTAAGAGTCTTGTTCTCGTCGGGTTATGACGGCTTGCGCTTATTGCCCATCAACGGGCAAGAAGCCCGCTACTGGAACCGCTGGTTTGCGCTGCTGATCGGCTTAGTCGGCTATGGGGTTATGGTATTGGAGCCCTTGGTCAACATTAATGTATCTCCCACCTTGAGCCAGGCCATTAATACCTTAATTATGCTGGTGGCCTTTATTTATGCGGTGATCGTTATCCTAAAGAATCGTCTGCGACTGCGCCGGGCGATTCGACTGCAAGCCGAAAAAAGTACCCTCTCTGCCGGGCAATTTAGCCTGATCTTGTTATCCCGTACTTGGCATTTAATTGCACTGGCCTACTTTGCTACCGTGTTTGTGCTGACCCTGCTCAGCCCCGCCGAAGCACTGCCCTTTGTGCTGTATGCCACGCTGAAAACGCTGGCGGTGATTGTGGTGGCAATTTTGTTGTCGACCTTGCTCAGCCAAACCATCGGCCGTCACATTAACTTATCGGACGATTTACGCCGTAAGCTGCCGTTGCTGGAGCCACGCATTAATAGTTATGTGCCAACGGCGCTGCGTTTTTTACGGATACTCATAGTAAGCATGGCGGTGCTGTTAGTGCTGAACGCTTGGTACATCGTGGATTTAAACGCCTGGTATGAGTCTGAAGCTGGCGGCAAGCTAATGAGCAAAGTGATTGCCGTGGCCATTATTTTGGCGGTCGCCGCCCTGCTATGGGTGTTATTGGCCAGCTTAATTGAGCATAAACTGAACCCCGAAACTGGATCAGGTCAGCCCTCTGCGCGCGCGCAAACGCTGTTATTGCTGTTTAGAAACGCCTTGGCCATTACCTTGGCCACCATGACCTTTATGATTGCCCTCTCACAGATTGGCATTAATATTGGCCCGCTGATCGCCGGTGCCGGTGTGCTAGGTTTGGCCATTGGTTTTGGTGCGCAAAAACTGGTGCAAGACATAATTACCGGCGTATTTATTCAAATAGAAAATGCCATGAATACCGGTGATGTAGTGACCTTAGCGGGTATTACTGGCACCGCCGAGCGCTTAAGCATTCGCTCGGTGGGCATACGTGATATAAACGGCACCTATCATATTATTCCCTTCTCCAGCGTAGATACGGTGTCTAACTACATGCGTGAGTTTGGTTACCATGTAGGCGTATACCGCGTGGCGTATCGCGAAAGCATAGACGCGGCCATTGAGCAGCTGCAGCTTGCCTTTGATGAGCTGGCCGCCAATAAAGACATGAAACACGAAGTGCTGGATGCACTGGAAGTGTCGGGTGTGGTGGCCTTGGCCGACAGCTCGGTGAATATTCGGGTTCGCATTAAAACCACACCGGGTATGCAATGGGCCGTAGGGCGCGCTTATAACCGCTTAGTGAAGCAGTACTTTGAGCAGGCCGGTATCGAAATTCCGTTCCCGCACAGTACTGTTTACTTTGGCGTCGATAAAGCAGGGAGTGCACCTGCGGCTAACGTGCAGCTTATGGAGCAAGCAGTTGAGCTAGCTGCGACTGAAGAACGCCAAGCTAAGCCCTTGAGTGTGAAGTTGAAAGCTAAATCCAGTGCTGCATCAAACCCCAGTGATGATGCCCCAATGACAACGACGACTAGTTAG
- a CDS encoding EAL domain-containing protein — MNGKTGGCEQVYCSQCVNKEALDFDFTMAFQPIINCQSLTIFGYEALVRGLNNESAYSIISKVNDENRYLFDQLCRVKAIALAAKLEVSTMLSINFLPNAISQPERCIRTTLAAAKEHNFPIERIIFEFTETEKLEDNKHIQRVIEYYQQLNFTTATDDFGSGYSGLNLLADFQTDIIKLDMELIRNIQQDKVRQVIVKNCLSMFADLNVTPLAEGIETLGEYHWLREAGVELMQGYLFAKPGFEYLPEVNFSDLVDTYEQSSSV; from the coding sequence ATGAACGGTAAAACAGGAGGCTGCGAGCAAGTGTATTGTAGCCAATGTGTGAATAAAGAGGCGCTGGATTTTGATTTTACCATGGCGTTTCAGCCGATCATTAATTGCCAATCCTTAACCATATTTGGTTATGAGGCGCTGGTTCGTGGCCTAAATAATGAGTCGGCGTACTCTATTATTTCCAAGGTTAACGATGAGAACCGCTACTTATTTGATCAGCTGTGCCGAGTTAAGGCCATCGCTTTGGCAGCTAAGCTCGAGGTGAGCACTATGCTCAGCATTAACTTTCTGCCTAATGCTATTTCTCAACCTGAGCGTTGTATACGCACCACGCTTGCGGCAGCCAAAGAGCATAACTTTCCTATCGAGCGTATTATATTTGAGTTTACTGAGACCGAAAAGCTCGAGGATAATAAGCATATTCAGCGGGTAATTGAATATTATCAGCAGCTAAATTTCACCACGGCCACCGATGATTTTGGCTCGGGGTATTCCGGCCTTAATTTATTAGCGGACTTTCAAACCGATATTATTAAGCTGGATATGGAGCTTATTCGTAACATCCAACAAGATAAAGTACGCCAAGTCATAGTCAAAAATTGCCTAAGTATGTTTGCCGATCTTAACGTCACGCCACTGGCCGAAGGCATAGAAACCCTAGGCGAATATCATTGGCTGCGCGAAGCAGGTGTGGAGCTGATGCAAGGCTACTTGTTTGCCAAGCCCGGCTTTGAGTATTTGCCGGAGGTGAACTTTTCTGATTTGGTCGATACTTATGAACAGAGTAGTAGTGTCTAA
- a CDS encoding MDR family MFS transporter translates to MSETQRPQAHRPWILTALMLFMMLAAMDVTIVSTAVPQIVADLGDFSLFTWVFSIYLLTQTVTIPVYGKLADLYGRKPILIFGSTLFLVGSAACAFAWDMPSLIAFRGLQGLGAGAIMATINTLAGDLYSLEERGRVQGYLSSVWGIAAISGPMLGGTFVEYLTWHWIFLVNLPIGLLAIGLLMAFLHEDVVKKRHNIDYLGSAAILAGVGSLIFALMQGGTAWAWGSSASFTAFGIAVLLLMFAVWTQTRALEPIMPGWLWRNPALAGANLAMIGMGFIIMVPTAYLPTFTQSVYGLNAISAGLVLAAISLGWPAASSLSAKLYLRIGYRNTALIGSVLVLLATAGFLVFPYQVSIWVLVLDQVLLGAGFGLLSTPLLVGAQASVGWQQRGVVTGANMFSRFLGQSLGIAVFGTLFNGSLTTQLAKAPNELRARLPQDIDDVVVSLQQSDLAADVALYLRHSVFDAIYGLYMGLAVVALLVLLVVAVSPRQFSNQQTETVTADC, encoded by the coding sequence GTGTCCGAAACACAGCGCCCTCAGGCTCATCGACCTTGGATCTTAACTGCATTAATGTTGTTTATGATGCTGGCTGCCATGGACGTAACCATTGTATCCACCGCAGTGCCGCAAATCGTGGCGGACTTAGGCGATTTTTCATTGTTTACTTGGGTATTTTCAATTTATTTGCTGACGCAGACCGTCACTATTCCCGTATACGGTAAGTTGGCTGACTTATACGGTCGAAAACCGATTTTGATCTTTGGCAGTACGTTGTTTTTAGTGGGATCTGCCGCCTGTGCCTTTGCCTGGGATATGCCCAGTTTAATTGCCTTTCGTGGGCTGCAAGGTTTGGGCGCGGGCGCCATTATGGCCACCATCAACACCTTGGCCGGCGACTTATATAGCCTAGAAGAGCGCGGTCGCGTGCAAGGCTATTTGTCCAGCGTGTGGGGCATAGCCGCCATTTCTGGTCCCATGTTAGGGGGCACCTTTGTGGAATATCTGACCTGGCACTGGATATTTTTAGTCAACCTGCCCATTGGCCTGCTGGCGATTGGCTTACTGATGGCGTTCTTGCATGAAGACGTGGTGAAAAAGCGCCACAACATCGATTATCTCGGCTCCGCCGCCATCTTGGCCGGTGTGGGCAGTTTAATCTTTGCACTGATGCAAGGCGGCACGGCTTGGGCTTGGGGTTCAAGCGCCAGCTTCACCGCCTTTGGTATTGCCGTTCTATTGCTGATGTTTGCGGTATGGACACAAACTCGCGCCCTTGAGCCCATTATGCCAGGCTGGCTGTGGCGCAATCCGGCACTGGCGGGGGCAAATTTAGCCATGATCGGCATGGGCTTTATTATTATGGTACCCACCGCTTATTTACCAACCTTTACGCAATCCGTGTATGGGCTCAATGCCATTAGCGCCGGTTTAGTGCTGGCGGCCATTAGCTTGGGCTGGCCGGCGGCGTCTAGCTTGTCGGCCAAGTTGTATCTGCGCATTGGTTATCGTAATACGGCCTTGATTGGCAGTGTGCTGGTGTTATTGGCGACAGCAGGATTTTTAGTCTTTCCCTATCAAGTGTCAATTTGGGTGCTGGTGCTAGATCAGGTGTTGTTGGGTGCTGGCTTTGGTTTATTGTCGACGCCCTTATTGGTGGGCGCGCAAGCCTCGGTGGGCTGGCAACAACGCGGCGTGGTCACGGGTGCCAATATGTTCTCGCGCTTTTTAGGTCAGAGTTTGGGTATTGCGGTATTTGGTACGCTGTTTAATGGCAGTTTGACTACACAACTTGCCAAGGCACCCAATGAGCTGCGCGCGCGTTTACCTCAAGATATCGATGATGTGGTGGTCAGCTTGCAGCAATCGGACCTGGCCGCAGATGTGGCGCTCTATCTGCGCCACAGTGTGTTTGATGCCATTTATGGCTTGTATATGGGCTTAGCGGTGGTCGCCTTGTTGGTGCTATTGGTGGTAGCGGTTAGCCCCAGACAATTTAGTAACCAGCAAACGGAAACAGTGACTGCTGATTGTTAA